A window of Halomonas sp. H10-9-1 contains these coding sequences:
- a CDS encoding multidrug effflux MFS transporter, with translation MLRLTSPATIIVLAALTALGPLATDMYLPAMPAMAEALNTGPDQIQLTLSLYMAGFAMAQLLCGPISDHFGRRPVMIAGFTLFLLASLLCAFAPTVEWLLAGRFLQAFGGAAGPVLGRAAVRDIYGPVEAGRVLSYMASTMAMAPALAPVVGAGLLLFFGWQSVFMLLAVYAAIMLLILALLMPEPLPPGRRQSVAPRVILANYRMLLTQRSFVGYTLINASGFAGLFAFLSGSSFVLIEYMGLSPFQYGVGFILIVVGFFSGTLFSGHYSHRLGRDRLLMLATLMCALAGTIMALLALGGVHQPWAVIGPHILFLFGFGIVMPQSMAGALAPNPQCAGSASSLFGFLQMTIAALGGALVGQFHDGTSRTMAIAIALGGLVSLGAYLALIRQGSRATGNSREGCRQG, from the coding sequence ATGCTCCGGCTGACTTCCCCTGCCACCATCATCGTCCTGGCCGCACTGACCGCCCTGGGTCCTCTGGCCACCGACATGTACCTGCCGGCCATGCCGGCCATGGCCGAGGCGCTGAATACCGGGCCCGACCAGATTCAGCTGACCCTTAGCCTCTACATGGCAGGCTTCGCCATGGCCCAGCTGCTGTGCGGACCGATCTCCGACCACTTCGGGCGGCGCCCGGTGATGATCGCCGGCTTCACCCTGTTCCTGCTGGCCAGCCTGCTGTGTGCCTTTGCCCCGACTGTCGAATGGCTGCTGGCGGGGCGCTTCCTGCAGGCCTTCGGGGGTGCCGCCGGCCCGGTGTTGGGGCGCGCCGCAGTGCGCGATATCTACGGCCCGGTCGAGGCTGGACGTGTGCTTTCCTACATGGCCAGTACCATGGCAATGGCCCCGGCGCTTGCGCCGGTGGTAGGGGCGGGGCTGCTGCTGTTCTTCGGCTGGCAGTCGGTCTTCATGCTGCTGGCGGTCTATGCCGCCATCATGCTGCTGATTCTGGCGCTGCTGATGCCCGAACCGCTGCCACCAGGTCGCCGACAGTCGGTGGCCCCCAGGGTGATCCTGGCCAACTACCGCATGCTGCTGACCCAGCGTAGCTTCGTCGGCTATACCCTGATCAATGCCAGTGGCTTCGCCGGCCTCTTCGCTTTCCTCTCCGGCTCCTCCTTCGTGCTGATCGAATACATGGGGCTCTCCCCCTTCCAGTACGGGGTCGGCTTCATCCTGATCGTGGTGGGGTTCTTCTCGGGCACCCTGTTCAGCGGGCATTACAGCCACCGACTGGGGCGAGACCGGCTGCTGATGCTGGCGACCCTGATGTGTGCACTTGCCGGCACCATCATGGCGCTCCTCGCCTTAGGCGGCGTCCACCAGCCCTGGGCAGTTATCGGCCCGCACATCCTGTTCCTGTTCGGCTTCGGGATCGTGATGCCGCAGAGCATGGCCGGCGCCCTGGCACCGAACCCGCAGTGTGCCGGCTCGGCCTCGTCGCTGTTCGGCTTCCTGCAGATGACCATCGCCGCCCTGGGCGGCGCCCTGGTCGGCCAGTTCCACGATGGCACCTCACGCACCATGGCCATCGCCATCGCACTGGGAGGGCTCGTTTCGCTTGGGGCCTATCTGGCACTCATACGGCAGGGAAGCCGAGCCACAGGCAACTCTCGCGAAGGTTGCCGTCAAGGGTGA
- a CDS encoding LuxR C-terminal-related transcriptional regulator, with the protein MSTGLPDNQAPDWPALMTILADCVAELGNASFGDHLTALLRRSLGIEQCILFAYTRGDAMSYLLVENSRYPKVAGRLARLYAGGLFRQDPNYPRLHELLEAGDGRAEAELIPMPKDMSPAYRSHLFAFPDLADKASIVIPAPDAIYYLNLYRDLARGPFSHHDLEGLQALTPLIASLIRRHYRQARPAALPARHEDAEALQTLSERERELCLLLLHGHTLKTAASELEIALSTAETFRKRAYAKLEVRSKAELLGLCRRI; encoded by the coding sequence ATGTCGACTGGACTACCCGATAACCAGGCACCCGACTGGCCGGCACTCATGACTATCCTGGCCGACTGTGTGGCCGAGCTCGGCAACGCGTCGTTCGGCGATCACCTTACCGCCCTGCTCCGCAGGAGCCTGGGCATCGAGCAGTGCATCCTGTTCGCCTATACCCGCGGCGACGCCATGTCTTACCTGCTGGTGGAGAACAGCCGCTATCCCAAGGTTGCCGGGCGACTCGCTCGCCTCTACGCCGGCGGCCTGTTCCGTCAGGACCCCAACTATCCCAGGCTTCACGAGCTGCTTGAGGCAGGTGATGGGCGAGCAGAGGCCGAACTGATCCCCATGCCCAAGGACATGTCACCGGCCTACCGCAGCCACCTGTTCGCCTTCCCGGACCTGGCCGACAAGGCGTCCATAGTGATCCCTGCCCCCGATGCCATCTACTACCTGAACCTCTATCGGGACCTGGCCCGCGGGCCTTTCAGCCACCATGATCTGGAAGGCTTACAGGCCCTAACGCCTCTGATCGCCAGCCTGATCCGGCGCCACTACCGCCAGGCACGACCGGCCGCCCTGCCCGCCCGCCACGAGGACGCGGAAGCCCTCCAGACACTCTCCGAGCGCGAGCGAGAGCTCTGTCTGCTCCTTTTACACGGCCATACCCTCAAGACAGCCGCCTCCGAGCTCGAAATAGCCCTCTCCACCGCCGAGACCTTCCGCAAGCGCGCCTATGCCAAGCTCGAGGTGCGCTCCAAGGCAGAGCTGCTGGGGCTGTGTCGACGAATCTGA
- a CDS encoding FAD-dependent monooxygenase, whose translation MRPAGRSETDSLYFDYPYFPFVRPPELEGEAVRHPVAIVGAGPVGVTAALELARHGIASVVLDDKDTVNDGSRAICISRHSLEILQKLGVDAPFEQKGLGWTQGRTYFRDREIYRFRMPHSDQERYYPMYNLQQQYIEQFLIDKAHASDLIEMRWQSRLTGVSQSDDGAILEVTTPEGDYRLECDYLLAADGGRSRIREALGLSLHGQAYEGRYVIADVRLKSDFPTERRAFFHSKAMPDTTILVHKQPDDIWRIDYQLASGEDPEEAVLEERIREKVELIVRDVMHEQGDWELEWWSLYKAYTLALDDYRHGRVLFIGDSAHLVPIFGVRGLNNGLADAANAGWKLAAVLKGQAPDRLLDSYSPERRGATLDVFANAGKSTRFMTPPTRGHALMRDAALALAYHNDYASGFANPRQVTPYTYAESPLTLADDPAFEAGPIPGAPLINRRLGDDDFLLDHLGSGFNLLHFSEDGRIDAGLEQTLDDLRSRGLDITLQRASRTPGDEKTLVDVDGSLFAGYGARPGSAYLVRPDRHVAARWMVLDPAELTAALTTALGGE comes from the coding sequence ATGCGACCCGCCGGACGCTCAGAGACCGACTCACTCTACTTCGATTACCCGTATTTCCCCTTTGTGCGTCCACCTGAACTGGAAGGTGAGGCTGTGCGCCACCCGGTAGCCATCGTGGGTGCCGGCCCCGTGGGAGTGACGGCCGCCCTGGAACTGGCCCGTCACGGCATCGCCTCCGTGGTGCTGGACGACAAGGACACCGTCAATGACGGCTCTCGCGCCATCTGCATCTCCCGCCACAGCCTCGAGATCCTGCAGAAGCTTGGTGTCGATGCGCCCTTCGAGCAGAAGGGATTGGGCTGGACCCAGGGGCGTACCTACTTCCGTGATCGTGAGATCTATCGCTTTCGCATGCCGCACTCCGATCAGGAGCGTTACTACCCGATGTACAACCTGCAGCAGCAGTACATCGAGCAGTTCCTGATCGACAAGGCTCATGCCAGTGATCTGATCGAGATGCGCTGGCAGAGCCGGCTCACCGGCGTCAGCCAGAGTGATGACGGAGCCATCCTGGAGGTGACCACGCCAGAGGGGGACTATCGGCTGGAGTGCGACTACCTGCTGGCCGCCGACGGCGGGCGCAGCCGGATTCGCGAGGCCCTGGGGCTCTCCCTGCATGGCCAGGCCTACGAGGGTCGCTATGTGATCGCCGACGTGCGTCTGAAGTCCGACTTTCCGACCGAAAGGCGTGCCTTCTTCCACTCCAAGGCGATGCCCGACACCACCATCCTGGTCCACAAGCAGCCCGACGATATCTGGCGCATCGACTATCAGCTGGCGTCGGGCGAAGACCCCGAAGAGGCAGTTCTCGAGGAGCGCATTCGTGAGAAGGTCGAGCTGATCGTGCGTGACGTGATGCACGAGCAGGGTGACTGGGAGCTGGAGTGGTGGAGCCTCTACAAGGCCTACACCCTGGCGCTTGATGACTATCGTCATGGACGCGTGTTGTTCATCGGCGACAGCGCCCACCTGGTACCGATCTTCGGCGTGCGCGGACTTAACAACGGCCTGGCGGACGCCGCCAATGCCGGCTGGAAGCTGGCGGCTGTCCTCAAGGGGCAGGCCCCGGATCGGCTGCTGGACAGCTACAGCCCGGAGCGCCGCGGTGCCACCCTGGATGTTTTCGCCAATGCCGGAAAGAGCACGCGTTTCATGACGCCGCCCACCCGCGGCCATGCGCTGATGCGCGATGCCGCCCTGGCGCTGGCCTACCACAACGACTATGCCAGCGGCTTCGCCAATCCTCGCCAGGTGACCCCCTATACCTATGCGGAGAGCCCGCTGACCCTGGCCGATGATCCCGCCTTCGAGGCCGGCCCCATCCCGGGGGCGCCGCTGATCAATCGCCGCCTGGGCGACGATGACTTCTTGCTCGATCATCTCGGCAGCGGCTTCAACCTCCTCCACTTCAGCGAGGATGGACGTATCGACGCGGGACTGGAGCAGACGCTCGACGACCTCCGCTCCCGCGGCCTGGATATCACCCTGCAGCGTGCGTCACGCACGCCGGGTGACGAGAAGACCCTGGTCGATGTGGATGGCAGCCTGTTCGCCGGCTATGGGGCCCGGCCCGGCAGCGCCTACCTGGTTCGCCCCGACCGTCACGTGGCGGCCCGCTGGATGGTGCTCGATCCGGCCGAGTTGACCGCGGCCCTGACTACTGCCCTGGGAGGAGAATGA